A section of the Kluyveromyces lactis strain NRRL Y-1140 chromosome F complete sequence genome encodes:
- a CDS encoding uncharacterized protein (some similarities with uniprot|P36155 Saccharomyces cerevisiae or YOR062c uniprot|P36025 Saccharomyces cerevisiae) has product MISNSLDDTIIIRKNLLLLDNVTNLNKPAIDYFHHNFQETYAICETWKVLLKVGKHKVLRLPSCSQEDESDYNYYLKRLHHCLWRRWSMENFQLNGNENKYDPLRINWNKENDMTVLYGPQLSDDCVAATQLIPKKKSSPDSMFSAMDMDSDLESYSQSYNNYSSSPTNSDASSIFENSKPILVKTNSSGFGSPPSHHSNNKNIRFDDSVRTREIDHSGVIYDGTSAINDTWANEMIMRQDCFILDVHDSDEENDEDYEMEL; this is encoded by the coding sequence ATGATATCCAATAGTTTGGACGATACGATTATTATCCGGAAAAACCTTTTGCTGCTAGATAATGTTACGAATTTGAATAAGCCAGCTATCGATTATTTCCATCACAATTTCCAAGAAACTTATGCTATCTGTGAGACTTGGAAAGTTTTATTGAAAGTCGGTAAACATAAAGTGCTCAGGTTGCCTAGTTGTTCCCAGGAAGATGAATCTGATTATAACTactatttgaaaagacTACACCATTGTCTATGGAGGCGTTGGTCGATGGAGAACTTCCAGTTGAACGGTAATGAAAACAAGTACGATCCTTTACGTATTAACTGGAATAAGGAAAATGATATGACTGTACTATATGGGCCTCAGTTATCGGATGATTGTGTTGCTGCTACTCAGTTGATTCCTAAGAAGAAATCGTCACCCGATTCTATGTTCTCTGCTATGGACATGGACTCCGACTTGGAGTCTTATTCTCAATCGTATAACAATTACTCTTCTTCCCCAACCAATTCAGATGCTTCAtccatctttgaaaatagCAAGCCTATTTTGGTAAAGACTAATTCTTCTGGCTTCGGTTCTCCACCCTCCCACCACTCGAACAATAAGAACATAAGGTTCGATGATAGTGTTCGCACAAGAGAGATCGATCATAGTGGTGTCATTTATGATGGAACTAGTGCCATCAACGATACATGGGCCAACGAAATGATTATGAGGCAGGATTGCTTCATTCTTGATGTCCACGACAGTGACGAGGAAAACGATGAAGATTACGAAATGGAACTGTAA